In one Halofilum ochraceum genomic region, the following are encoded:
- a CDS encoding TonB-dependent receptor, with translation MRFRRSAQATAVCQAIGLMGITILGAGSVHAQNGDKGGDNLEPVVVSATRTEKPVSELARSVTVVDEQQIEEQASLDRNLGTILAKTVPGMGPSTEANSNFGQSLRGRNFLVLIDGIPQSTPLRDGFRDLNTIAPSSIERIEVIRGGTAVYGFGAAGGLVNIITKEPSDKPVAGYSQGGASFSTEETDDSGIYETEHRVSGTSDQWDYLLSGSYVERNGRFDSEGRRIPPNPLGSQGGFSDTDEFSLLGKAGYEFDGGDQRIEVMLNHFENEQDSDYTFGATGFTTTSDPTPNSRRTPAIRVEDAQPGSTALVDPGTENTTGNLTWLHRDLGGSQVRLNTYFGDQSVVFPRFPNFPQGEIESEKFGSRVTVNTPITLKETGATVIWGVDYLGDETQANRFGPGATSDVPDMDQDAFAVFGDLEVPMGDIGLLRGGVRHEEIEVDVGTVQSNQFGNTVTGGTLDYSETLFNLSSVFYLSESSEVFASYSQGFSIADIGRVIRDAGPFSGGATFSAEEFESDAEKVDNYELGYRFFQGPVSGSLIAFYSESDNGATFNQNLQIQKFSETIHGIEATLDYAVNRRTNIGGTFSWAEGESEDETGATQDLPNTRVSPEKLTGYVEYSPSGGWDNRLQVQAIGDRDPDTNQFGGGEVDGYTLVDFTTRYEVGPGAVRVSLSNLLNEDYYPAVNQAFDSSFAYAKGPGRRLGVSYAMEW, from the coding sequence ATGCGATTCCGTCGTTCCGCGCAGGCCACTGCCGTCTGCCAGGCCATCGGTCTAATGGGGATCACGATTCTTGGGGCCGGGTCGGTCCACGCCCAGAACGGCGACAAAGGTGGCGACAATCTCGAGCCTGTGGTCGTGTCGGCGACCCGCACGGAGAAACCCGTTTCCGAGCTCGCGCGGTCGGTGACCGTCGTGGACGAGCAGCAAATCGAGGAGCAGGCGAGCCTCGATCGCAATCTGGGCACGATCCTGGCGAAAACGGTTCCCGGCATGGGGCCGAGTACCGAGGCCAACAGCAACTTCGGCCAGTCGTTGCGTGGACGCAATTTCCTTGTCCTGATCGATGGCATCCCGCAGTCCACGCCGCTGCGCGACGGCTTCCGCGACCTCAACACCATCGCGCCGTCGTCGATCGAGCGCATCGAAGTTATTCGAGGCGGTACCGCCGTCTACGGCTTCGGCGCGGCCGGCGGGCTTGTCAACATCATTACGAAGGAGCCCTCCGACAAGCCGGTCGCCGGCTATTCGCAGGGCGGCGCGAGCTTCTCGACCGAGGAGACCGATGACTCGGGTATCTATGAAACGGAGCACCGTGTTTCCGGTACTTCGGACCAGTGGGACTATCTGCTGTCGGGCTCGTACGTGGAGCGTAACGGCCGCTTCGATTCCGAAGGCCGCCGCATCCCGCCGAATCCACTGGGTTCTCAGGGCGGCTTCTCGGACACCGATGAATTCAGTCTGCTCGGCAAGGCCGGCTATGAATTCGACGGTGGTGATCAGCGGATCGAGGTCATGCTCAATCACTTCGAGAATGAGCAGGACTCCGACTACACTTTTGGCGCCACCGGTTTTACGACCACCAGCGACCCGACGCCGAACAGCAGAAGGACGCCGGCCATCCGGGTCGAGGATGCGCAGCCGGGCAGTACGGCACTGGTTGATCCGGGGACCGAAAACACGACCGGTAACTTGACGTGGCTCCACCGTGATCTCGGCGGGAGCCAGGTGCGGCTGAACACATACTTCGGCGATCAGTCGGTCGTTTTCCCGCGTTTCCCGAATTTCCCGCAGGGCGAGATCGAGTCCGAGAAATTCGGCTCACGCGTCACCGTGAATACGCCGATCACGCTGAAGGAGACGGGAGCCACGGTGATCTGGGGCGTGGATTATCTCGGCGACGAAACGCAGGCGAACCGTTTCGGTCCCGGCGCGACTTCCGACGTGCCTGACATGGACCAGGATGCCTTCGCGGTTTTTGGCGATCTGGAAGTTCCGATGGGTGACATCGGCCTCCTGCGCGGCGGCGTGCGGCATGAAGAGATCGAAGTCGATGTCGGCACGGTGCAGTCGAACCAGTTCGGCAATACGGTCACGGGCGGCACGCTCGATTACAGCGAGACCCTGTTCAACCTGAGCAGCGTGTTCTACCTGAGTGAATCGTCAGAGGTTTTCGCGAGTTATTCCCAGGGCTTTTCCATCGCCGATATCGGACGCGTGATCCGCGATGCGGGTCCGTTCTCCGGCGGCGCCACATTCAGCGCCGAGGAATTCGAATCGGACGCCGAGAAAGTCGACAACTATGAACTCGGTTACCGGTTCTTCCAGGGGCCGGTCAGCGGCTCGCTGATCGCCTTCTACAGCGAATCGGATAACGGCGCGACCTTCAACCAGAACCTGCAGATCCAGAAATTCAGCGAAACCATCCACGGGATCGAGGCGACGCTCGACTACGCTGTCAATCGGCGTACAAACATCGGCGGCACCTTCTCATGGGCTGAGGGTGAAAGTGAGGACGAAACGGGTGCAACCCAGGATCTGCCCAATACCCGGGTCTCGCCGGAGAAGCTGACGGGTTATGTCGAATACAGTCCGAGCGGTGGCTGGGACAATCGCCTGCAGGTCCAGGCCATCGGTGATCGCGATCCGGACACCAACCAGTTCGGTGGCGGCGAGGTCGATGGCTACACCCTGGTCGACTTCACCACCCGCTATGAGGTCGGGCCGGGGGCAGTCCGGGTGTCGCTCAGCAACCTGCTGAATGAGGACTACTACCCGGCCGTCAATCAGGCGTTCGACTCCTCGTTCGCGTACGCAAAGGGACCAGGCCGACGGCTTGGCGTCAGTTACGCGATGGAGTGGTAG